One window from the genome of Asterias amurensis chromosome 12, ASM3211899v1 encodes:
- the LOC139944964 gene encoding uncharacterized protein, translated as MGLSTALARTALVTILVCVCLRPGVIARPLSNSISVSASESAEQHQRADFDFVRQLLHERHATNQENTIKERVFTNVDDGAYVTEADYGHPEKREWVTWPLGDNSKQDSNENHDHDHDGHQCHCMHTKPSTEKPTPTKGLPWGPDPTHPRPQTTKPLPWGPDPTVPRAKTTKPFPWGPDPTPSRPATTKKTTTMEPEPTTTKRLTTTRRTTTTPEPTTTKRLTTTRRTTTTPEPTTTKRLTTTRRTTTTPEPTTTKRLTTTRKTTTPELTTTKRLTTTRRTTTPEPTTTKRLTTTRKTTTTPEPTTTKRLTTTTRTTTTTPEPTTTKRLTTTTLAPIPTTAVIPTTQRPWIPWHPEPSDSSESGSCEDSDSKMSKGKGSHSHKHSHNHSASHNHSHKHSHNHSHNHCKGSKSKGGKSSKGSKSKGKGSKSKGSKSKASGSMSKGKGSKSKGKGSKSKGSKSKASGSMSKGKGSKSKGKGSKSKGSKSKGSGSMSKGKGSKSKGKGSKSKGSKSKGSGSMSKGKGSKSKGKGSKSKGSKSKGSGSMSKGKGSKSKGKGSKSKGSKSKGSGSMSKGKGSKSKGKGSKSKGKGSKSKGKGSKSKGGKSKGSKSKGKGKKSKGGKGKRDVRDLIFPPVWRPVALPE; from the exons ATGGGGCTCTCCACAGCGCTAGCACGTACAGCTCTCGTTACGATACTGGTCTGTGTCTGTTTGAGGCCCGGTGTTATAGCACGGCCTCTGTCTAACTCTATTTCAGTATCGGCGAGTGAATCCGCTGAGCAACATCAAAGAGCCGACTTTGACTTTGTG agACAACTTCTCCACGAGCGCCACGCGACCAACCAAGAAAACACCATCAAAGAGAGAGTTTTCACAAATGTTGACGACGGAGCCTACGTCACGGAAGCGGACTACGGCCATCCAGAGAAGCGTGAATGGGTAACATGGCCATTGGGTGACAATAGTAAGCAAGACTCAAATGAGAACCATGACCATGACCATGATGGTCATCAATGCCATTGCATGCATACCAAGCCATCTACCGAGAAACCGACGCCTACTAAAGGGCTTCCATGGGGTCCGGATCCAACACATCCAAGACCACAAACTACGAAACCACTACCGTGGGGACCTGACCCAACTGTTCCCAGAGCAAAGACTACGAAACCGTTTCCATGGGGCCCGGATCCAACACCTTCGAGACCAGCGACTACAAAGAAGACAACTACCATGGAACCGGAACCCACCACTACCAAACGTCTTACAACAACCCGTAGAACAACAACTACCCCGGAACCCACCACTACCAAACGTCTTACAACAACACGTAGAACAACAACTACCCCAGAACCCACCACTACCAAGCGTCTTACAACAACCCGTAGAACAACAACTACCCCGGAACCTACCACTACCAAGCGTCTTACAACAACACGTAAAACAACAACCCCGGAACTCACCACTACCAAGCGTCTTACAACAACCCGTAGAACAACAACCCCGGAACCCACCACTACCAAGCGTCTTACAACAACccgtaaaacaacaacaactccGGAACCTACCACTACCAAGCGCCTTACAACAACCActagaacaacaacaacaactccgGAACCTACCACTACCAAGCGtcttacaacaacaacattggCACCGATACCCACCACTGCTGTAATTCCGACAACTCAGCGTCCCTGGATACCTTGGCACCCGGAACCAAGTGATAGTTCCGAGAGCGGGTCATGTGAAGATTCAGACAGTAAGATGAGTAAAGGCAAAGGTAGCCATAGCCATAAGCATAGCCATAACCATAGCGCTAGCCACAACCACAGTCATAAACATAGCCACAACCATAGTCACAACCACTGTAAGGGAAGCAAAAGTAAAGGAGGCAAAAGCAGTAAAGGAAGTAAAAGTAAAGGAAAGGGAAGTAAGAGTAAAGGAAGCAAGAGCAAGGCTTCGGGAAGCATGAGTAAAGGAAAGGGAAGTAAAAGTAAAGGAAAAGGAAGTAAAAGTAAAGGAAGTAAGAGCAAGGCTTCGGGAAGCATGAGTAAAGGAAAGGGAAGTAAAAGTAAAGGAAAGGGAAGTAAAAGTAAAGGAAGTAAGAGCAAGGGTTCGGGAAGCATGAGTAAAGGAAAGGGAAGTAAAAGTAAAGGAAAGGGAAGTAAAAGTAAAGGAAGTAAGAGCAAGGGTTCGGGAAGCATGAGCAAAGGAAAGGGAAGTAAAAGTAAAGGAAAGGGAAGTAAAAGTAAAGGAAGTAAGAGCAAGGGTTCGGGAAGCATGAGTAAAGGAAAGGGAAGTAAAAGTAAAGGAAAGGGAAGTAAAAGTAAAGGAAGTAAGAGCAAGGGTTCGGGAAGCATGAGCAAAGGAAAGGGAAGTAAGAGTAAAGGAAAAGGAAGTAAAAGTAAGGGAAAGGGAAGTAAAAGTAAGGGAAAGGGAAGTAAGAGTAAAGGAGGTAAGAGTAAAGGAAGTAAGAgtaaaggaaaaggaaaaaagaGCAAAGGAGGGAAAGGCAAACGTGATGTTCGTGATTTAATTTTCCCGCCTGTTTGGCGTCCAGTTGCCCTGCCAGAGTGA